In one window of Streptomyces sp. NBC_01224 DNA:
- a CDS encoding methionine synthase has translation MSEKSKFRGCPATGIGSMPGGDAREAAKTVTGSFGDGEGLPYLAELPARGPGADMIGRTIGLLVDLYGHVEPSGWRISDRPGRDTRRARSWLGEDLDALEEFTQGYEGPLKVQAVGPWTLAAALERRGGEAALGDPGACRDLAGSLAEGLRAHLAEVRRRVPGAEVILQLDEPSLTGVLRGRIRTASGYRTYRAVDRQVVEGTLRDVLAVAGDGATVVHTCAPEVPFALLRRAGADGISFDFSLLTEREEEAIGEAVEGGTQLFLGVVPGTDPASGDLSDPGGSVMGVRTLWRRLGLNPGTLAESVVITPSCGLAGASPAYARAALAHCARAARSLADNPE, from the coding sequence GTGAGCGAGAAGAGCAAGTTCAGGGGTTGCCCGGCCACCGGAATCGGTTCCATGCCCGGGGGAGACGCACGGGAGGCGGCGAAGACCGTCACCGGGTCCTTCGGGGACGGCGAAGGCCTGCCGTATCTGGCCGAACTGCCGGCCCGCGGGCCCGGTGCGGACATGATCGGGCGGACCATCGGGCTGCTCGTCGACCTGTACGGCCATGTCGAGCCCAGCGGCTGGCGGATCAGTGACCGGCCCGGACGGGACACCCGCCGGGCCAGGTCCTGGCTCGGCGAGGACCTCGACGCGCTGGAGGAGTTCACCCAGGGGTACGAGGGGCCGCTCAAGGTCCAGGCGGTCGGTCCCTGGACGCTGGCCGCCGCACTGGAACGGCGGGGCGGCGAGGCCGCGCTCGGCGACCCGGGGGCCTGCCGCGACCTGGCGGGCTCACTGGCGGAGGGACTGCGCGCCCACCTGGCGGAGGTACGGCGCAGGGTGCCGGGCGCCGAAGTGATCCTCCAGCTCGACGAACCGTCGCTGACCGGCGTACTGCGCGGGCGGATCAGGACGGCGAGCGGCTACCGCACCTACCGGGCCGTCGACCGCCAGGTCGTGGAGGGCACCCTGCGCGATGTCCTGGCGGTGGCCGGGGACGGGGCAACGGTCGTTCACACCTGTGCGCCCGAGGTGCCGTTCGCGCTGCTGCGCCGGGCCGGGGCCGACGGTATCTCGTTCGATTTCTCGTTGCTCACCGAGCGTGAGGAGGAGGCGATCGGGGAAGCGGTCGAGGGTGGCACGCAACTCTTCCTCGGGGTGGTCCCGGGCACCGACCCGGCCTCGGGTGATTTGTCAGACCCGGGCGGTAGCGTCATGGGTGTCAGGACGCTGTGGCGCAGGCTGGGGCTGAATCCGGGGACTCTGGCGGAGTCCGTGGTGATCACCCCGTCGTGCGGGCTCGCGGGTGCCTCGCCCGCGTATGCGCGCGCCGCGCTCGCCCACTGCGCCCGGGCCGCGAGATCGCTCGCAGACAACCCTGAGTAA